One Coleofasciculus sp. FACHB-1120 DNA window includes the following coding sequences:
- a CDS encoding site-2 protease family protein: protein MFTGSETTATVLIVLVALGILSWGFYRAKSFGKLGILAWLQSVVLMSPWLLFFGLFAAGIYINLVSILFMLIASAGLYIFIGKKLRAAGQDAILREQVLKMMKDQDSLPTEETSEGNGGETSAATPKEATNAVVQEVVPIPDEDLKNIQGIFGIDTFFATESIPYQEGAIFKGNLRGEPAVVHSRLSASLQERLGDRYRLFLVENPEEKPVVIVLPSSNDPKPATLPQNILAGVLVVATIAASLETAGIFLGFDFFSNPNRFGEVLPISAGIWVVLGTHELGHWFLARRHNIRLSFPFFIPSAQIGSFGAITRFESLLPNRTVLFDIALAGPAAGGIVSLLMLIVGLILSHEGSLFKVPSEFFQGSILVGTLARVVLGSSLQTTLVDVHPLTIIGWLGLVVTAFNLMPAGMLDGGRIVQAIYGRQIARRATVATLILLGIVSLANPTNPLLLYWAIVILFLQRGLERPSLNEISEPDDARAALALLALFLTVATLLPLTPGLAGRLGIGG from the coding sequence ATGTTTACTGGATCGGAAACTACGGCGACCGTTTTAATTGTGCTGGTGGCTTTAGGCATCCTTAGTTGGGGCTTCTACCGTGCCAAGTCATTCGGCAAACTCGGTATCTTAGCTTGGTTGCAGTCAGTGGTGTTGATGTCTCCCTGGCTGTTGTTTTTTGGATTGTTCGCAGCCGGGATTTATATCAACCTGGTGAGCATCTTGTTTATGTTGATAGCCTCCGCTGGATTGTACATCTTCATCGGAAAGAAACTGCGAGCAGCTGGTCAGGATGCGATACTGCGAGAGCAAGTCTTGAAAATGATGAAAGACCAAGACTCGCTCCCGACAGAAGAGACTTCTGAGGGAAATGGGGGAGAGACATCGGCGGCGACGCCAAAAGAGGCGACAAATGCCGTCGTCCAAGAAGTGGTTCCCATTCCAGATGAAGACTTGAAAAACATCCAAGGAATTTTTGGCATTGATACCTTCTTTGCTACAGAAAGCATTCCTTATCAGGAAGGAGCCATCTTCAAGGGGAATCTGCGGGGAGAACCTGCGGTGGTTCATTCCCGGTTATCTGCGAGTTTGCAGGAGAGATTGGGCGATCGCTATCGGCTATTTTTAGTAGAAAATCCGGAAGAGAAGCCGGTGGTGATTGTTCTCCCTAGCAGCAACGATCCGAAACCAGCAACCTTACCGCAGAACATCTTGGCAGGCGTCCTCGTCGTGGCTACCATTGCCGCTAGCTTAGAGACTGCGGGAATTTTCCTCGGCTTTGATTTCTTCAGCAACCCAAACCGCTTTGGAGAAGTTCTGCCCATCAGTGCCGGAATCTGGGTGGTTTTAGGGACTCACGAACTCGGTCACTGGTTCCTCGCTCGTCGTCACAATATTCGCCTAAGTTTTCCTTTTTTCATCCCATCCGCACAGATTGGCTCATTTGGGGCGATTACTCGGTTTGAATCGCTGTTACCCAATCGCACAGTGCTGTTTGATATCGCTTTAGCAGGTCCTGCTGCCGGTGGCATTGTCTCTCTATTGATGCTAATCGTTGGCTTAATTCTTTCCCACGAAGGCAGTCTATTTAAGGTGCCATCGGAGTTCTTCCAGGGGTCAATTTTGGTGGGCACTCTGGCACGAGTTGTCCTCGGTTCTAGTCTCCAGACAACCCTTGTTGATGTCCACCCGCTGACGATTATCGGTTGGTTGGGTTTGGTGGTAACAGCGTTCAATTTGATGCCAGCGGGAATGCTTGATGGGGGTCGAATTGTCCAGGCAATCTACGGACGCCAAATCGCTCGCCGCGCTACCGTCGCCACGTTAATTTTGCTGGGAATTGTCTCTCTGGCAAATCCGACGAATCCGTTGCTGCTGTACTGGGCGATTGTGATTTTGTTCTTGCAGCGGGGTCTGGAACGTCCTAGCTTGAATGAGATTTCCGAACCCGATGATGCACGAGCTGCTTTGGCGTTGTTGGCGCTGTTTTTAACGGTGGCAACTCTCCTTCCTCTCACTCCCGGCTTGGCGGGTCGCTTGGGAATTGGGGGATAG
- the yidD gene encoding membrane protein insertion efficiency factor YidD has protein sequence MKILLIWLIRGYRVLISPLFPPACRFQPTCSKYALEAVERFGPWRGGWMAIRRILRCHPFHPGGYDPVPPVVTPTAKETE, from the coding sequence ATGAAAATATTACTAATTTGGCTAATTCGGGGATACCGAGTTTTGATCTCTCCCCTATTTCCCCCAGCCTGCCGGTTTCAGCCGACTTGTTCTAAGTATGCTTTGGAGGCAGTCGAGCGATTTGGCCCTTGGCGCGGCGGCTGGATGGCGATTCGGCGCATCTTGCGCTGCCATCCTTTTCATCCTGGCGGTTACGATCCGGTGCCACCAGTCGTCACTCCGACGGCAAAAGAAACCGAGTGA
- a CDS encoding diacylglycerol/polyprenol kinase family protein: protein MLKSVLWLESVPDLWLHIGLVGACLGILVLLAEGLHRYTSTEPEKVRKVVHIGTGNVILLAWWLNLPAWVGITASILASAVALLSYKFPILPGINSVGRKSWGTFCYALSIGILISWFWPLNQPQYAALGILVMAWGDGLAALVGQRFGKHPYAFWGIHKSWEGSLTMFLVSYGVSSLIFLGVQGNIWQTWVVPLLVAFLATVLEAFSWFGIDNLTVPVGSAAIAFFLTELLLLT, encoded by the coding sequence TTGCTTAAATCCGTGTTGTGGTTGGAATCAGTTCCCGATCTATGGCTCCACATTGGTTTAGTTGGGGCTTGTCTGGGCATTCTTGTATTACTGGCAGAAGGGCTGCATCGCTACACGTCTACCGAACCTGAAAAGGTGCGAAAGGTCGTTCATATTGGCACGGGCAATGTGATTTTGCTTGCCTGGTGGCTGAACCTTCCCGCTTGGGTGGGCATCACGGCTTCGATTTTAGCGAGTGCAGTGGCTCTTTTGTCCTACAAATTCCCGATCCTTCCAGGAATTAACAGCGTTGGGCGCAAAAGCTGGGGGACATTTTGCTATGCCCTGAGTATTGGCATTTTAATCAGTTGGTTCTGGCCTCTAAACCAACCCCAATATGCAGCACTGGGAATTTTGGTGATGGCTTGGGGGGATGGCTTAGCTGCTCTCGTGGGTCAACGATTTGGTAAGCATCCCTATGCGTTTTGGGGCATCCACAAAAGTTGGGAAGGCTCGCTGACAATGTTCCTGGTTAGCTATGGGGTTAGTAGCTTGATTTTCTTGGGAGTCCAGGGCAATATCTGGCAAACGTGGGTCGTGCCGCTCTTGGTTGCTTTCCTCGCTACTGTCTTAGAAGCTTTCTCCTGGTTCGGTATCGACAATTTGACGGTTCCTGTAGGCAGTGCTGCGATCGCTTTTTTCTTGACTGAGCTGCTTTTACTCACTTAA
- a CDS encoding isochorismate lyase encodes MKEADECSNIQEIRQEIDKLDRQIIAAFGKRFEYVKAAAKFKTSETTVKAPERVKSMLQQRRLWAEEQGLNPDVIEKLYQDLVTYFINEELKHWQSKF; translated from the coding sequence ATGAAAGAAGCCGATGAGTGTTCAAATATACAAGAAATTCGCCAAGAAATTGATAAGCTCGACCGACAGATTATTGCAGCTTTTGGTAAACGATTTGAATATGTAAAAGCGGCGGCTAAATTTAAAACAAGCGAAACAACTGTAAAAGCTCCGGAAAGGGTTAAATCGATGTTGCAGCAAAGACGTCTTTGGGCTGAAGAACAAGGCTTAAATCCAGATGTAATTGAAAAGCTATATCAAGATTTAGTAACTTATTTTATCAATGAAGAATTAAAACATTGGCAATCTAAATTCTAA
- a CDS encoding GDSL-type esterase/lipase family protein — protein MGDPYLLAVSLLSGGQIAAPPPPVLPPQPDNLLALWHSSESSTFEPLVAQKIVPTIEITSPEFSQQLISQTNPFQGADTLTITTALAPTAAQAAIELKPSLQAKLKPDTVTTKPASGSQLFYQRLAALKAGKIYTRLPADSFQSYWANKAGTKALALQKPSYEQWKRLLAREARAVSQGQGANRLSVLVGDSLSLWFPQERLPGGTLWLNQGISGDNSRGILKRLSAFSQTRPDVIYVLAGINDLRQGATDETILENLRQIVRRLRQEHRSSSIIVQSILPTRINTIPNRRIRNLNQQLAILAQQQGAGYLDIHSRFSDVEGNLRLDLTTDGLHLSGRGYEVWQSALQQTESVIALNRNNVRADNSVKRSRLSDVSGLN, from the coding sequence ATGGGCGATCCTTATCTGTTGGCGGTAAGTTTGTTAAGCGGCGGGCAAATAGCCGCCCCGCCCCCGCCCGTGCTGCCTCCACAGCCTGACAACCTGTTAGCGTTATGGCATTCCAGTGAGTCGAGTACCTTTGAGCCACTGGTGGCTCAGAAAATCGTCCCAACCATTGAAATCACCTCTCCGGAATTTAGCCAGCAGTTGATTTCGCAGACTAATCCTTTCCAGGGGGCTGACACACTAACGATTACTACAGCTTTAGCACCGACAGCAGCTCAAGCCGCGATAGAACTGAAACCCTCCCTACAAGCGAAGCTGAAACCGGATACAGTAACGACAAAACCGGCATCTGGCAGTCAACTTTTTTACCAAAGATTAGCCGCCCTGAAAGCAGGCAAGATTTATACTCGTCTACCTGCTGATAGCTTTCAGTCATACTGGGCGAACAAAGCAGGCACTAAAGCACTGGCTTTACAAAAACCTAGCTATGAACAGTGGAAACGCCTACTGGCAAGGGAAGCGAGAGCAGTTTCTCAAGGTCAAGGTGCCAACCGCCTCTCCGTATTAGTGGGAGATTCTCTCTCATTGTGGTTTCCCCAAGAACGTCTTCCTGGGGGGACTTTGTGGCTGAATCAGGGAATTTCTGGGGATAATTCTCGTGGCATCTTGAAAAGATTGTCTGCTTTTTCCCAAACTCGTCCCGATGTTATTTACGTTTTAGCTGGCATCAACGATTTGCGCCAAGGTGCAACGGATGAAACAATTCTCGAAAATCTTCGCCAGATTGTTCGGCGCTTACGCCAAGAGCATCGTAGCAGCTCAATCATCGTGCAATCCATTCTTCCCACCCGGATCAACACTATCCCAAACCGCCGAATTCGTAACCTCAACCAACAACTTGCTATCCTTGCTCAACAACAGGGTGCAGGCTATCTAGATATTCACTCTCGCTTTAGCGATGTCGAAGGAAATTTGCGTCTGGACTTAACGACGGATGGGCTGCATTTGAGTGGTCGGGGATATGAAGTTTGGCAATCAGCACTCCAACAAACAGAATCGGTAATTGCGCTGAATCGGAATAATGTGCGTGCTGACAACTCAGTAAAGCGATCGCGTCTCTCTGATGTATCAGGATTAAATTAA
- a CDS encoding NAD+ synthase, with product MKIAIAQLNPTIGNLSGNAQHILEAARQATQQGARLLLTPELSLCGYPPRDLLLNPGFVESMAQVLQQLAGDLPPNLAVLVGTVEPNPKGHVTGGKPLFNSIAWLEQGKIQQIFHKRLLPTYDVFDEYRYFEPGLQPNSFTLDHLRIGVTICEDLWNDEEFWGKRSYAVNPIADLAQLGVDLVVNLSASPYSVGKHHLREAMLRHSTVRYRQPSVYINQVGGNDDLIFDGSSFALNHAGEVVCRALRFETDLVLLEFDEEKRDLSPSATGENGGLAAFAASEDEEIWAALVLGVRDYARKCGFSKVTLGLSGGVDSALVAAIASAALGAENVFGVLMPSPYSSDHSVEDALKLAQKLGIATQTLAIGQLMQSYDQTLEHLFAGTSFGLAEENIQSRIRGNLLMAIANKFGYLLLSTGNKSEMAVGYCTLYGDMNGGLAVIADVPKTRVYSLCNWLNRNGEIIPTNILTKPPSAELKPGQVDQDSLPSYDILDDILQRLIHEHQSTAQIIEAGHDPVVVNKVMQLVARAEFKRRQAPPGLKITDRAFGTGWRMPIASRWSAIA from the coding sequence ATGAAAATTGCGATCGCTCAACTCAACCCCACGATTGGCAACCTCAGCGGCAATGCCCAACACATTCTAGAGGCGGCGAGACAGGCAACTCAGCAAGGTGCCCGTTTGTTGCTGACGCCGGAACTCTCTTTGTGCGGCTATCCACCACGAGATTTGCTGCTGAATCCCGGCTTCGTTGAGTCTATGGCACAGGTGTTGCAGCAGCTGGCAGGGGATTTACCACCCAATTTAGCGGTGTTGGTGGGCACGGTGGAGCCAAATCCCAAAGGGCACGTCACCGGAGGTAAACCGTTATTTAATAGTATTGCCTGGTTAGAACAGGGCAAAATCCAGCAAATTTTTCACAAGCGACTGTTGCCCACCTACGATGTTTTCGACGAATATCGATACTTTGAACCGGGGCTTCAGCCAAATTCATTTACTCTCGATCATCTCCGCATCGGCGTCACAATCTGCGAAGATTTGTGGAACGATGAGGAATTTTGGGGAAAGCGCAGCTATGCAGTGAATCCGATTGCTGACTTAGCTCAATTGGGTGTAGATTTGGTGGTGAATTTGTCCGCTTCTCCCTACAGTGTCGGTAAGCATCACTTGCGAGAGGCGATGTTGCGTCATAGTACCGTTCGTTACCGCCAACCAAGCGTTTATATCAATCAGGTTGGGGGAAATGATGACTTAATTTTTGATGGTAGCAGTTTCGCTTTAAATCACGCCGGGGAAGTGGTGTGTCGTGCCCTTCGTTTTGAGACGGATTTGGTACTGCTGGAATTTGATGAGGAAAAGCGAGATTTGTCCCCCTCAGCAACCGGGGAAAACGGGGGATTAGCAGCGTTTGCGGCAAGTGAAGACGAGGAAATTTGGGCGGCGTTGGTGTTGGGAGTGCGAGACTATGCCCGCAAGTGTGGCTTTTCCAAAGTCACACTTGGCTTGAGTGGTGGAGTCGATTCGGCATTGGTAGCAGCGATCGCATCCGCCGCTTTAGGGGCAGAAAATGTATTCGGCGTCCTTATGCCTTCGCCCTACAGTTCCGATCATTCTGTCGAAGATGCGCTGAAATTAGCCCAAAAGCTAGGTATTGCTACTCAAACCCTAGCGATTGGGCAGCTGATGCAGAGTTATGACCAAACGTTAGAACATCTGTTTGCTGGAACGTCGTTTGGGCTTGCGGAAGAGAATATTCAATCGCGGATTCGGGGCAATTTATTGATGGCGATCGCCAACAAGTTTGGCTATCTCCTCCTTTCTACCGGCAACAAGTCAGAAATGGCGGTCGGTTACTGTACGCTTTATGGCGATATGAATGGGGGATTAGCGGTAATTGCTGATGTGCCGAAAACTCGCGTTTATTCTCTGTGCAATTGGCTGAATCGCAACGGTGAAATTATTCCGACTAATATCCTCACAAAACCACCAAGTGCCGAACTAAAACCCGGTCAAGTCGATCAAGATTCTCTCCCCTCTTATGACATTTTGGATGATATTTTGCAGCGGTTAATTCACGAACATCAATCAACCGCTCAAATTATCGAAGCTGGTCACGATCCAGTCGTTGTCAATAAAGTGATGCAGTTAGTGGCGCGTGCCGAATTTAAGCGGCGACAAGCACCGCCTGGACTGAAAATTACCGATCGGGCTTTTGGCACCGGCTGGCGAATGCCGATTGCGAGTCGCTGGAGCGCGATCGCATAA
- a CDS encoding M15 family metallopeptidase — translation MKPYQQIVIVECGEPLTAIPLEQFAVVSPHPYEKLGAAYGDRSPYYLRQGVLESLIAAQHQLAVTTPGWRIELFDAYRPVEVQQFMVDYTFAEVVQAQGLKLVELTETQRQGIWEIVYQFWAPPNLDPATPPPHSTGAAVDITLVDNTGKTIDMGGEIDEISARSHPDYYANSTQAVEQQYHFHRQLLNNVMVQAGFRRHPNEWWHFCLGDQMWAWLCNQENPHHPVTARYGRVV, via the coding sequence ATGAAACCTTATCAGCAGATTGTAATTGTAGAGTGTGGTGAGCCGCTCACGGCCATTCCTTTGGAACAATTTGCGGTTGTCTCTCCCCATCCTTATGAAAAATTGGGTGCAGCTTATGGCGATCGCTCACCTTATTATCTCCGTCAGGGTGTCCTCGAATCTCTGATTGCTGCCCAACATCAGTTGGCTGTCACGACTCCAGGTTGGCGGATCGAGCTTTTTGATGCCTATCGACCCGTGGAAGTCCAGCAATTCATGGTAGATTACACCTTTGCTGAAGTGGTTCAGGCTCAAGGTTTAAAGTTGGTTGAGTTAACAGAAACTCAGCGTCAAGGGATTTGGGAGATAGTTTATCAATTTTGGGCACCCCCCAACCTCGATCCAGCAACGCCGCCGCCTCACAGTACAGGGGCTGCGGTGGATATCACCTTAGTAGACAATACTGGCAAGACGATAGATATGGGGGGAGAAATTGATGAAATATCAGCGCGATCGCATCCCGATTATTATGCCAATAGCACCCAGGCAGTCGAACAGCAGTATCATTTTCATCGGCAGTTGTTAAATAATGTGATGGTGCAAGCTGGATTCCGCCGTCATCCCAACGAGTGGTGGCATTTCTGCTTGGGCGATCAGATGTGGGCGTGGTTATGCAATCAAGAAAATCCCCATCATCCTGTGACGGCTCGTTACGGTCGCGTGGTTTGA
- a CDS encoding NUDIX domain-containing protein: protein MRGRSSKKIGDSVKKPALADFKVGVDNVIFSVDTAQNRLLVLLVMRQDEPFYDRWSLPGTLVRQGESLEDAAYRILAEKIRVKNLYLEQLYTFGGPGRDPRECEESYGVRYLSVSYFALVRFEEAELIADGVSGIAWYPLEQVPELAFDHHKILEYGHRRLRNKLEYSPVAFEVLPELFTLSDLYQLYTTVLGENFSDYSNFRARLLKLGFLYDTKVKVSRGAGRPASLYRFDAEAFAPFKDKPLVFI, encoded by the coding sequence ATGCGAGGACGCAGCTCGAAAAAGATAGGTGATTCGGTAAAAAAACCGGCATTAGCGGATTTTAAAGTCGGAGTCGATAATGTGATTTTCTCAGTCGATACGGCGCAAAACCGACTATTAGTTTTGTTAGTCATGCGGCAAGACGAACCTTTTTACGATCGGTGGAGTTTGCCCGGTACTTTAGTGCGGCAAGGGGAATCTTTAGAAGATGCCGCCTATCGAATTTTGGCTGAAAAAATTCGCGTGAAAAATCTGTACCTAGAGCAGTTATACACTTTTGGCGGCCCTGGACGAGATCCGAGAGAATGCGAAGAAAGTTACGGAGTTCGTTATCTGTCGGTCAGTTATTTTGCTTTGGTGCGATTTGAAGAAGCTGAATTAATTGCCGATGGGGTTAGTGGAATTGCCTGGTACCCTTTGGAGCAAGTACCAGAATTAGCCTTTGACCACCATAAAATCTTAGAGTATGGTCATCGGCGTTTGCGAAATAAATTGGAATATAGTCCAGTCGCCTTTGAAGTGTTGCCGGAGTTATTTACTTTGAGTGACTTATATCAGCTTTACACGACCGTTTTAGGTGAAAATTTCTCGGATTATTCCAATTTTCGCGCCCGACTTTTGAAGCTGGGTTTTCTTTACGATACCAAAGTCAAAGTCTCGCGAGGCGCGGGGCGTCCGGCAAGTTTGTATCGGTTTGATGCTGAAGCGTTTGCTCCGTTTAAGGATAAACCGTTGGTATTTATTTAA
- a CDS encoding nicotinate-nucleotide adenylyltransferase — translation MRIALFGTSADPPTSGHQAILKWLSHHYDWVAVWASNNPFKSHQTPLEHRSTMLRLLIEEIHPSCHNIGLYPEFSSPRTLETVQKARQCWGMSADFTVVIGSDLVNQMPRWYRVEDLLRQVHLLVVPRPGYAIDDPDLEALRQLGAQIAIADIKPPAVSSTAYRENGNRQALTTTVEDYIHRERLYECEDAARKR, via the coding sequence ATGAGAATTGCTTTATTCGGTACGAGTGCTGACCCGCCAACTTCTGGGCATCAAGCAATTTTGAAATGGCTGTCGCACCACTATGATTGGGTGGCGGTTTGGGCGTCGAATAATCCGTTTAAATCGCATCAAACGCCGCTAGAACATCGCTCAACGATGCTAAGGTTGCTGATTGAGGAAATTCATCCGAGTTGCCACAATATCGGACTGTATCCGGAATTCAGTAGTCCGAGAACTCTGGAGACGGTGCAGAAGGCTAGGCAATGCTGGGGAATGTCGGCAGATTTTACCGTCGTCATTGGTTCGGATTTGGTCAACCAGATGCCGCGTTGGTATAGAGTTGAAGATTTATTGCGGCAAGTGCATCTGCTCGTGGTGCCAAGACCAGGATATGCGATAGATGACCCTGATTTAGAGGCGCTGCGGCAACTAGGGGCGCAGATTGCGATCGCTGACATCAAACCACCGGCGGTTTCTTCCACAGCTTATCGTGAGAATGGCAACAGACAAGCCTTGACGACGACCGTTGAGGACTATATTCATAGAGAACGTTTATACGAATGCGAGGACGCAGCTCGAAAAAGATAG
- a CDS encoding DUF3110 domain-containing protein — MTTSKRVFVLIFNPRTDNEGIHSIQIGDRNWILMFESEDDATRYAMLLEAQDFLSPSVEAIDAAEVEEFCEGAGYECKLIPEGFVPEGDAERLFLVPPETNLEETDWKPDAPQPEVSDLDRIRRQLEGLL; from the coding sequence ATGACTACATCTAAGCGCGTATTCGTTTTAATATTTAATCCTCGGACAGATAACGAGGGGATTCACTCGATTCAGATTGGCGATCGCAACTGGATACTCATGTTTGAATCAGAAGACGATGCGACTCGCTATGCGATGCTGCTAGAAGCCCAAGATTTTCTCAGTCCCAGTGTTGAAGCCATCGATGCAGCGGAAGTCGAGGAATTTTGCGAGGGTGCAGGTTACGAGTGCAAGCTAATTCCGGAGGGATTTGTTCCCGAAGGAGATGCAGAACGTCTTTTTCTGGTTCCGCCAGAAACGAATCTGGAGGAAACAGACTGGAAACCAGATGCTCCGCAACCAGAAGTTTCCGATCTAGACAGAATTCGTCGTCAATTAGAAGGACTGTTATGA
- a CDS encoding DUF6176 family protein — protein MAETQCLKIRIKPGLTLPVIGWLKNLNNQLDEVRELLRNEGVIIESIFLERSQDGDYLILYQKAKDLSKASETFHHSRSPLALATQKFISETWGDIQPLELVIDLEGMTEV, from the coding sequence ATGGCGGAAACCCAATGCTTAAAAATTCGGATTAAGCCAGGATTGACTCTCCCTGTAATTGGTTGGCTCAAAAACTTGAACAATCAACTTGATGAAGTGCGGGAATTACTTCGTAATGAAGGAGTTATTATAGAATCCATCTTTCTGGAACGCAGCCAAGATGGGGACTATTTGATTTTGTATCAAAAGGCAAAAGATTTAAGCAAAGCTAGCGAAACATTCCATCATTCAAGATCTCCACTCGCCTTGGCTACTCAGAAATTCATCAGCGAAACATGGGGAGACATCCAGCCTCTAGAATTAGTCATCGACTTAGAGGGGATGACAGAAGTTTAG
- a CDS encoding nicotinate phosphoribosyltransferase, which yields MRTSVDGLVKHPANLLQEPVRVENRELAIASEDYSLLTDLYQLTMAACYTGEGLDQTRASFELFARRLPAGFGYLIAMGLEQALDYLEKFRFSPSQIAALQATGIFDRAPERFWSLLADARFTGDVWAVPEGTAVFANEPLLRVEAPLWQAQLVETYLLNTINYQTLVATRAARIRDVAGQEATLLEFGTRRAFSPQASLWAARASLAAGLDATSNVLAAIKLGQKPSGTMAHALVMALTATAGSEGEAFTAFHRYFPGAPLLIDTYDTVAAAQMLAEKIDAGEMQLSGVRLDSGDLVGLSKQVRSRLPDVPIFASGDLDEWEIARLQAEGACIDGYGLGTRLVTGSPVNGVYKLVEIDGIPVMKQSSGKLTYPGRKQIFRCFEGTLMKADRLGLVTESPQFEQPLLQPMFKQGERVFLPESLAEIRERTAISVGSLPAETRQLDSPVSPSVEVSAALLELMEKTRRSG from the coding sequence ATGAGAACTTCCGTGGACGGACTTGTAAAGCATCCTGCTAACCTGCTTCAGGAGCCGGTTAGGGTAGAAAATCGAGAACTGGCGATCGCTTCTGAAGATTACAGCCTCTTGACCGACCTGTATCAGCTGACAATGGCAGCTTGTTACACCGGCGAAGGTTTAGATCAAACACGGGCAAGCTTTGAGCTATTTGCGCGGCGTCTACCCGCTGGCTTTGGCTATTTGATTGCGATGGGGTTGGAACAGGCGCTGGACTATCTGGAGAAATTTCGCTTCAGTCCCAGCCAGATAGCGGCTTTGCAGGCGACCGGAATTTTCGATCGGGCACCAGAGCGATTTTGGTCGCTTTTGGCAGATGCTCGGTTCACCGGCGATGTTTGGGCAGTTCCAGAGGGAACCGCCGTATTCGCTAACGAGCCGCTGCTGCGGGTGGAAGCGCCCCTTTGGCAAGCTCAACTGGTGGAAACCTACCTGCTGAATACAATTAATTACCAAACTTTAGTTGCCACACGAGCAGCACGGATACGGGATGTCGCGGGGCAGGAAGCGACGCTACTGGAATTTGGCACCCGGCGCGCTTTTAGCCCCCAAGCATCTCTGTGGGCAGCTAGGGCGTCATTGGCGGCTGGATTGGATGCGACTTCTAATGTACTGGCAGCGATTAAGTTGGGTCAAAAGCCCAGCGGGACGATGGCTCATGCTTTGGTGATGGCGCTGACAGCAACTGCTGGAAGTGAAGGAGAGGCTTTTACCGCCTTCCATCGATATTTTCCGGGTGCGCCCTTGTTAATTGATACCTACGATACAGTTGCCGCTGCCCAAATGCTGGCAGAAAAGATCGATGCAGGAGAAATGCAATTGTCTGGGGTGCGGCTAGATTCTGGCGATTTGGTAGGGTTATCCAAACAAGTGCGATCGCGCTTACCGGATGTTCCCATCTTTGCCAGTGGCGATTTGGATGAGTGGGAAATTGCCCGATTGCAAGCAGAGGGTGCTTGCATTGACGGTTATGGACTCGGAACTCGCTTGGTTACGGGAAGCCCAGTCAATGGAGTGTATAAACTGGTTGAAATTGATGGCATTCCTGTAATGAAACAGTCGAGTGGCAAGTTAACTTATCCCGGTCGCAAGCAGATTTTTCGCTGCTTTGAGGGCACTTTGATGAAAGCAGATCGATTGGGATTGGTGACGGAAAGTCCGCAGTTTGAGCAGCCGTTGTTGCAGCCGATGTTTAAGCAAGGCGAACGGGTATTTCTACCAGAATCTTTAGCGGAGATTCGAGAACGAACTGCGATTTCGGTAGGGAGTTTACCAGCGGAGACTCGTCAGTTGGATTCGCCTGTGTCGCCGTCGGTGGAGGTTTCGGCTGCATTGTTGGAGTTGATGGAAAAAACTCGTCGTTCTGGTTAA